In Clostridium sp. DL-VIII, the following proteins share a genomic window:
- a CDS encoding GTPase-associated system all-helical protein GASH: MEKNMGTWYGQANIACTADILDKRKKSIKTYIEEGVDWNFIKNIIKLFMKVQNNKQDKFKDSFAEIFIKDDSAFSYEQDKEIQLLAGIMLNEILKDNDKYNTIIELSCICLKNYYDPPIEGVFNNIENGFYESLKQLRENEDNDYAKRNFGKSLQVMIKENPSLVTSNLNEEVAKQLESLKQNIISIFSNFEKMQKINSLKSEDSEVLWWVIGEWSCDLNKPFKEIDDNFIPILIGKEMADKVNVLPGPFAAKAVINKILSNFKDKQLYVYKYAEKIERDWLEKFIEKYYIEAISDFTPILKYFNKITEIDELDNSSNELENICPAIIKKEEITNKDIAYSIYLECLLSKAYSEREE, from the coding sequence ATGGAAAAAAATATGGGAACATGGTATGGACAAGCGAATATAGCTTGCACAGCTGATATATTAGATAAAAGAAAAAAAAGTATTAAAACATATATAGAAGAAGGAGTTGATTGGAATTTTATTAAGAATATTATAAAGTTATTTATGAAAGTGCAAAACAATAAGCAGGATAAATTTAAAGATAGTTTTGCAGAAATATTTATTAAAGATGATAGCGCCTTTAGTTATGAGCAGGATAAAGAAATACAACTTTTAGCAGGAATTATGTTAAATGAAATACTAAAAGATAATGATAAATACAATACAATAATAGAGTTGAGCTGCATATGTTTGAAAAACTATTATGATCCTCCAATTGAAGGAGTTTTTAATAATATAGAAAATGGTTTTTATGAGTCATTAAAGCAACTAAGAGAGAATGAAGATAATGACTATGCTAAAAGAAATTTTGGGAAATCATTACAAGTAATGATTAAAGAAAATCCTAGTTTAGTCACATCAAATCTTAATGAAGAAGTTGCTAAACAGCTTGAATCGTTAAAACAAAATATTATTAGTATATTTAGTAATTTTGAAAAGATGCAAAAGATTAATAGCTTAAAATCTGAGGATTCAGAAGTACTATGGTGGGTGATAGGTGAATGGAGTTGTGATTTAAATAAACCTTTTAAAGAAATTGATGACAATTTTATTCCTATATTAATAGGAAAGGAAATGGCAGACAAAGTAAATGTATTACCAGGACCATTTGCAGCAAAAGCAGTTATAAATAAAATCCTTTCAAATTTTAAAGATAAGCAATTATACGTATATAAGTATGCTGAAAAAATAGAAAGAGATTGGTTAGAAAAGTTTATTGAAAAATATTATATAGAGGCTATATCAGATTTTACGCCAATATTAAAATATTTTAATAAGATTACTGAAATTGATGAGTTGGATAATAGTAGTAATGAATTAGAAAATATATGTCCAGCAATAATTAAGAAAGAAGAAATTACAAATAAAGATATTGCCTATTCAATTTATTTAGAATGTTTACTTAGCAAAGCATATAGTGAGAGAGAGGAATAG
- a CDS encoding YdcP family protein: MELKYVIPNMEKTFGNLEYAGEGNVEQRRVNGHNTILSRSYNLYSDIQRADDIVVILPVEAGEKHFEVEKKVKLINPRITAEGYRIGDRGFTNYILHADDMIEA, translated from the coding sequence ATGGAATTAAAATATGTAATCCCAAACATGGAAAAAACATTCGGAAATTTAGAGTATGCTGGTGAAGGTAATGTTGAGCAAAGAAGGGTAAATGGACATAATACAATTTTATCACGTAGCTACAATTTATACTCAGATATTCAGAGAGCAGATGATATTGTTGTTATTCTTCCAGTTGAAGCAGGAGAGAAACATTTTGAAGTTGAAAAAAAGGTAAAGCTCATTAATCCACGAATTACCGCAGAAGGTTATAGAATTGGAGATCGTGGATTTACAAATTATATTCTTCATGCAGATGACATGATAGAAGCATAA
- a CDS encoding YdcP family protein, whose product MRLANGIVINKEATFGNLKFSALRREVYIQNEDGTPSNEIKERTYDLKSREQGKMIQVSIPATMPLKEFDYNAEVEIIDPVADTVANATFQGANVDWYLKAQDIVLKKQASFTNQSQKSQEKQKTQE is encoded by the coding sequence ATGAGATTAGCGAATGGAATTGTTATTAATAAAGAAGCTACATTTGGAAATTTAAAATTTTCTGCTTTAAGACGTGAGGTATATATACAGAATGAAGATGGTACACCATCCAATGAAATCAAAGAACGTACTTATGATTTAAAATCAAGAGAGCAAGGAAAAATGATTCAAGTTAGTATTCCAGCTACTATGCCTTTAAAAGAGTTTGATTACAACGCAGAAGTTGAGATTATAGATCCTGTAGCAGATACTGTTGCAAATGCTACTTTTCAAGGAGCGAATGTGGACTGGTATCTTAAAGCTCAAGATATTGTTTTAAAGAAGCAAGCTTCTTTTACTAATCAAAGTCAGAAGTCACAAGAAAAACAAAAAACACAAGAATAA
- a CDS encoding N-acetylmuramoyl-L-alanine amidase family protein, whose protein sequence is MLGKIFKRNKTKAIAIALVLSSLLNSIPFAAVNAATATATASVSSFDPTSFLTESGWIMNSDGISSYKPTDQLGTSASTGAWLYVNGAQMPIINTGMGVYGSVVTAPEGSNIYMEFDAVSESTGTYEGYYKTYSRRIITVDNAEQTLDLYYKGSRHDGNDVYVYIVPTPVGSADTPDTAASNAQQTLLNTKIDNSTTLAQLQALVQSSVDISKYSVSLSQTNRVAATESSDGVFAGNLTVTSMSNGEQSTTSFTLPISKLAQSLSTISTTLSNFIKSYSAVNSSTANDFKTAVAITNPSYNITVGNWSLTPATDTNTGSLSCNVYINEGSTVRQTFAVSKTVDKLPTTSATASILISNLVSNYTATNASDKTAFLTSCKNAVAGNITVTIPTWTLTKASETSKGSLVGTINVSDGTTNQIVTINKIINYLDESIATAQLNVENAMNSLAANNYIAEDEVLNIAKSAINTNYFDVSISDFQNINSTETILGKITGTITIKDKSDSAITRTVPLDKTIPILVQTLDNAKTVVTELLNNYSVNNTTTEEQVLSAVNKAINTNYITATLESFDLRKSSETNEGNANITIRLADNSGNSEDITKNYTIGVQKQSVATIKSLYEKALENIQISNNTTKDDILDNVLVTNQSIKVTMNDFSKTDSTETKSGIITGTINITDGNITEAVPVKLKIAQLKESVDTVAAFFTSKLKTFVATNEVTEDDIKSLVYTRSNEDISVDIKDFSVLQANDTEEGKVTGTVEISDGINTRYVEIDKTIQLLSQDLSTSTRLVQNILNTYAASNSTTFDEILRACNEVVTNSNIDIYYKTDGELKKVDSDEFNAGYMNGTVIIADGSATIELPFNIIIKKTDQTLLGAKTLITETLNNFKPTNATVEQDVINAVETNIRSSNINVMFGANEEKFNKTLATEFSKGLISGAINVSDEIDIFKIPVNLIISQLPQTIDQVAQGIEVALPNFVVTNDTTPDDIKKQIEDVCAANMIVAIKEFNKTVSTLESAGNIQITVILVDKNTGSTKEILFNLTIPQLQQTLDEAKNTVIEVLPTLPVSNDTTKDDLQNQLQDKVGDNITIIIGDGDFGKTPATTTTSGEITGVVTIIDNNTGKQTTIPIDLIIGKLVAKPSSGGGGGGSSSDKDKSSSIQDQTGNIKNGAGTCEWKNENGSWHYYTNGVIQIGWVQIERLWYYFNVDGTLQIGWLYENGNWYYLNPNPDDHLGAMETGWLSYDGAYFYLNSTGAMARGWQTIDENWYYFQSNGAMRTGWLEDTDGSWYYLEESGVMETNWFYDKGKWYYLNNSGSMATGWFKDTNDNWYYADQSGAMLKSTIVDGYNLDDQGRLI, encoded by the coding sequence GTGCTTGGAAAAATTTTTAAAAGAAATAAAACTAAAGCAATAGCAATCGCATTAGTATTATCATCACTTCTTAATAGTATTCCTTTTGCAGCAGTTAATGCAGCGACTGCTACGGCAACAGCTTCAGTGTCATCATTTGATCCTACAAGTTTTTTGACAGAATCAGGATGGATTATGAATTCTGATGGAATAAGTTCATATAAACCTACAGATCAATTAGGTACGAGTGCAAGTACAGGTGCGTGGTTATATGTTAATGGTGCACAAATGCCTATAATAAATACTGGAATGGGTGTTTATGGAAGTGTAGTTACAGCTCCTGAAGGTTCAAATATTTATATGGAATTTGATGCAGTTAGTGAAAGTACAGGCACCTACGAGGGATATTATAAAACTTACAGTAGAAGAATAATTACTGTTGATAATGCAGAACAGACTCTTGATTTATATTACAAAGGAAGTAGACATGATGGTAATGATGTATATGTCTATATTGTTCCAACACCAGTAGGTTCAGCTGATACTCCTGATACTGCTGCTTCAAATGCTCAGCAAACTTTACTTAATACTAAAATAGACAATTCAACAACTTTAGCACAGCTACAAGCTTTAGTACAAAGTTCTGTTGATATATCTAAGTATTCTGTTAGTTTATCTCAAACAAATAGAGTGGCAGCTACGGAATCAAGTGATGGGGTTTTTGCTGGTAATTTAACTGTAACATCAATGTCTAACGGAGAACAATCAACTACTTCATTTACTCTGCCTATCTCTAAACTGGCTCAAAGTTTAAGTACTATTTCTACTACTTTAAGTAATTTTATTAAAAGTTATAGTGCTGTTAATAGTAGTACTGCAAATGACTTTAAAACGGCAGTTGCTATTACAAACCCATCGTATAATATTACGGTAGGGAATTGGAGCTTAACTCCTGCTACTGATACTAATACTGGAAGTTTGAGTTGTAATGTATATATAAATGAAGGATCAACAGTAAGGCAAACTTTTGCGGTAAGTAAAACTGTAGATAAATTACCAACAACATCAGCAACAGCGTCAATATTAATATCAAATTTAGTAAGTAATTACACTGCAACCAATGCCTCAGATAAAACAGCCTTTTTAACATCTTGTAAGAATGCAGTTGCAGGTAACATAACAGTTACAATACCTACATGGACATTGACTAAAGCTAGTGAAACATCTAAGGGAAGTTTAGTAGGAACTATAAATGTTAGCGATGGAACTACAAATCAAATTGTTACAATAAACAAGATTATTAATTACTTAGATGAATCAATAGCTACAGCTCAATTGAATGTTGAAAATGCAATGAATAGTTTGGCAGCAAATAATTATATTGCTGAAGATGAAGTTTTAAATATTGCTAAATCTGCAATTAATACAAATTATTTTGATGTTTCAATAAGTGATTTTCAGAATATAAATTCTACTGAAACAATACTAGGAAAAATAACTGGAACTATTACAATTAAAGACAAGAGTGATAGCGCCATTACTAGAACTGTGCCACTAGATAAAACTATTCCAATTTTAGTACAAACTTTAGACAATGCTAAAACGGTAGTTACAGAGCTTTTAAATAACTATAGTGTAAATAATACAACTACTGAAGAACAAGTGCTAAGTGCTGTAAATAAAGCTATAAATACAAATTACATTACAGCCACCTTAGAAAGTTTTGATTTAAGAAAATCAAGTGAAACTAATGAAGGTAATGCAAATATAACAATAAGATTAGCAGATAACAGCGGTAATAGTGAGGATATTACAAAAAATTATACTATTGGAGTTCAAAAACAATCAGTAGCAACAATAAAAAGCCTTTATGAAAAAGCTTTAGAAAATATTCAGATATCAAATAATACAACAAAAGATGATATTCTTGATAATGTCCTAGTTACAAATCAATCTATAAAAGTAACTATGAACGATTTTAGTAAAACTGATTCTACGGAAACAAAAAGTGGAATAATAACTGGTACTATTAACATAACAGATGGAAATATAACAGAAGCAGTACCAGTTAAATTGAAAATAGCACAGCTTAAGGAATCAGTTGATACAGTTGCAGCATTTTTCACAAGTAAATTGAAGACATTCGTTGCTACTAACGAAGTAACAGAAGATGACATTAAGTCATTAGTTTATACTCGAAGTAATGAAGATATCAGCGTAGATATTAAAGATTTTTCAGTGTTACAGGCTAATGATACAGAAGAAGGAAAGGTAACTGGTACAGTTGAAATATCAGATGGCATAAATACAAGATATGTTGAAATTGATAAGACAATTCAATTGCTAAGCCAAGATCTTTCAACTTCAACTCGATTGGTGCAAAATATATTAAACACATATGCAGCAAGCAATAGTACAACCTTCGATGAAATATTAAGAGCCTGCAATGAAGTTGTTACAAACTCAAATATAGATATTTATTATAAAACAGATGGAGAACTTAAAAAAGTTGATTCAGATGAATTTAATGCAGGATATATGAACGGAACTGTAATAATTGCAGATGGAAGTGCTACAATAGAACTTCCATTTAATATAATCATAAAAAAGACAGATCAAACATTATTAGGAGCAAAGACATTAATAACGGAAACTTTAAACAACTTTAAGCCTACTAATGCAACAGTAGAACAGGATGTAATAAATGCTGTAGAAACTAATATAAGAAGCAGCAATATAAATGTTATGTTTGGAGCAAATGAAGAAAAATTTAATAAAACTTTAGCTACAGAATTTAGTAAAGGTTTGATATCTGGAGCAATAAATGTATCAGATGAGATTGATATATTTAAAATTCCAGTTAATTTAATCATAAGTCAATTGCCACAGACAATTGATCAGGTAGCACAAGGTATAGAAGTAGCATTACCTAATTTTGTAGTAACTAATGATACAACACCAGATGATATTAAAAAACAAATAGAAGATGTGTGTGCAGCTAATATGATTGTTGCAATTAAGGAGTTCAATAAAACAGTATCTACATTAGAGAGTGCAGGGAATATACAAATAACAGTTATTCTTGTAGATAAAAATACAGGAAGTACTAAGGAAATTCTGTTTAACTTGACCATTCCCCAATTACAACAAACCCTTGATGAAGCTAAAAATACAGTAATAGAGGTATTACCAACTTTACCTGTTAGTAATGATACAACAAAGGATGATTTGCAAAATCAACTTCAAGATAAAGTTGGTGATAATATTACTATAATAATTGGAGATGGAGATTTTGGTAAAACTCCTGCTACGACTACAACCTCAGGAGAAATTACAGGTGTTGTTACCATTATAGATAATAATACTGGAAAGCAAACAACGATTCCAATCGATTTAATTATAGGTAAATTAGTAGCGAAACCGAGTTCAGGTGGAGGCGGCGGTGGTTCATCATCAGATAAAGATAAATCAAGTTCTATTCAAGATCAAACAGGTAATATTAAAAATGGAGCTGGAACATGTGAATGGAAAAATGAAAATGGATCATGGCATTACTATACTAATGGTGTAATACAAATTGGATGGGTTCAAATAGAAAGATTATGGTATTACTTTAATGTTGATGGAACATTACAAATTGGTTGGTTATATGAAAATGGAAACTGGTACTACTTAAATCCAAATCCAGATGATCATTTAGGAGCAATGGAGACCGGTTGGTTAAGTTATGATGGAGCATATTTCTATTTAAATAGCACAGGTGCAATGGCTAGAGGATGGCAAACTATTGATGAAAATTGGTACTACTTTCAGTCAAATGGAGCAATGAGAACTGGATGGCTTGAGGATACTGATGGAAGTTGGTATTACTTAGAAGAAAGTGGAGTAATGGAAACTAACTGGTTCTATGACAAGGGAAAGTGGTATTACTTAAATAATTCTGGTAGCATGGCAACTGGTTGGTTTAAAGATACTAATGATAATTGGTATTACGCAGATCAATCTGGAGCTATGCTAAAAAGCACAATAGTAGATGGCTATAACTTAGATGATCAAGGGAGATTAATATAA